In Bacteroidales bacterium, the sequence TCAAGCCGAATAATTTAATTTGTGATTGAGAAACATAAATGTCATCAGGAGAGTTCAGGTAATTATAATCCGATGACCTGAGAAACCCATAGCCGTCAGGCATTATTTCAAGGACTCCTTCGCTGGAAACAATACCTTCAAAATCGAAAGCGTATTCTACTGGTTTTTCCCGTTGTTGTTGGTTGCGTTTTTGAAAGTCGCGTTGCTGACGTTCCTGCTCAGCAGGTTTGCTTTCACCGTTTTCATTGAGGGAAACGGGAGGGATGACTGCACTATCAGGAACAACTTCGGGAGATGTTTCTAAAGGGGCTATATCTTTTTCAGCCGAAGCAGGAGATTCTTCCACGGCTATTGGTTCTACTGGCGTTTCGGGTTCAGAAGTAACTGAATGCGCTGCCAAATCATCATCATCGGGGGAAGGAAGAATAAAGTCGAACTTTCTGGCTTCTTCCTCAAATAGTTCTTTATTGTAACCATGGTTAATAGATGCTGGTGTTTCTTGTATTCTGTCAGTTGTCGGCTCTGTTAAAACAGGAGCTTTTTCTTTGGGTTCAATGTTAATTTCTGTTTTTATTTCTTCAGCATCCGGATAAGGTTTTGTTTCCCCTGAGCCATTATTTTTACTCACTTGTACCGGGTTGTAGTTCCCATTCACCTGAGCTTTGAGTTCGGGATTTTCAATGCGTGTTCGGCGTTGTGCAACCCTGCGGCGGCTTTTTCCGTTCTTTTCAAATTTTTTTTCAGCAGGTTTCTGCTCTTCGGGTTTGAAGGCCTGAATGTCAAGGATTTTTAATATCAGGTCTTTTTTTCGTAAATCTTCGTAATCGGGCACATTAAGCTTTTCGGCAATTTCCTGCAATTCGGGCAGTGCCATGGCATTCAGGTCAAGGATGTTGTACATAAAAAATTATATGTTAAAATTAATTCGTGTTATGATTATAACAATTTTGAAAAAACAAGTTTATACGAATTGTTTCAGTTACGGAGTGTATATGAAACAGAATGTCTTTCAGGAAAATTCAATGCAAATATACGTTTTTTATTCTAAACAAGAAATTTTTTGTTTTTTTTATTTTATCGTTGATATTTAATCATAAGTCATTTATCATTATTTATTCAGAAGTTTGGGATATTATAAAATTGTGCCTTTACTTGTTAACCATTTTAACGTCGAGAGCATCACGCAGTGCGTTACCAGTAATCATAAAAGCAAGTACGGTGAGCATTATAGCTACACCCGGAATGATGGCCAGGTAAGCAGAGTCAAGTATCACATATCCGAAGTGCTCTTTAATCATACCGCCCCATGAAGGCATGGGAGGTTGCACTCCGATTCCCAGAAAACTTAATCCGGCCTCAATAAGTATTGCTGAGGCAAAATTTGCTGCCGAGATAACAATTACCGGCGCCATCACATTGGGAAGTATATGCCTGAAGATAATGCGTGTATTGCTGAAGCCAAGTGCTACGCCGGCTTCCACAAATTCTTTTTCGCGTATGCTTAAAATCTGACCGCGTACGACACGGGCTACTTCAACCCACATGGTTAGTCCAACAGCCACAAATATCTGCCAGAATCCTTTGCCAAGAACAAACGTAACGGCTATAACCAGCAACAGTGTGGGAATAGACCATATTACATTGATAATCCACATGACCACATTATCAACCCATCCTCTGAAATACCCTGCCAAAGAGCCAAGAAAAATACCTATGAGAAGCGAAATAAAAACAGAAATAAAACCTACAGATAAACTTACCCTTGAACCAACAATAATCTGACTAAGGACATCCCTTCCAAAACGGTCGGTTCCCAAATAAAATTTTTTACTTACAATAAGTTTATCGACAATTTCTGTTTGAAGTGTGGATATATCCGCTGTTTTCAAATTCCCGTCAATATCCGTGAAATGTAATTTATTATTTTGAACTGCAATTGTTTGTTTCTCTGCAGGCAGGGCATAAACCACGTCTGCCAGATGGTATGCCGTGATTTCGCCTTTTTCGTTTGGTACTCCAGTATATCCTTCAACTATGATACTGTCATTTCTGAAAAAATAGGTATTTATCGGAATGTAAGTATATCTGTTTTTTTTGCCGAAAAGCATTTTTTTAATAAACCAGCTTTGTTGAACGGGCTCATTTTTATGCACTTTCAGCATCTGAACCTTAAACCCTGGTTTTTTTGTCATAAGTTCAAGAAACTGCTGGTTGGCAAAAGGTGTTGAATCGGGAGTAATAAGATAAGCCAGTATTGAAATTACCATAAGCAATACAATGAATACCATGGCAACCATAGCAATGAGGTTTCCTGATAGTTTACGTAGGGCAAGTTTTGACAAGGACCCCGAAGCGGTGTATTGCTTCTTTCTAAACATGTATAAAGCTTGATTTCTGCAAAAATAGAATTATAAAATGAATTAACTTATAAATTTCGCCTGCAAAAATTTTTTTACTTTTACTTAAAAAACCGTATGGAAGATTATTGCTTTTACAAAAACTTTAAAATACATTATACCGTAAAAGGACAAGGAAATACTGTGGTGTTGCTGCACGGTTTTACCGAATCATTAAATATCTGGGATGATTTTTCCGAACGCCTTTCGATTTCAAATAAAATTGTATGTATTGATTTGCCCGGGCATGGAAAAAGTGAGTGCATAGCCCCTGTGCATACTATGGAACTAATGGCCGATTGTGTAAAAAAAGTACTTGACACTTTACAGGTAAATAAATGTTTCATGATTGGACACTCTATGGGCGGATATGTTTCGCTGGCTTATGCCGGGAGTTGGGGACACATGCTAAAAGGGCTGGGGTTGTTTCATTCGCACGCCTTTGCCGACAGCCCGGAGACTATCAAGAATCGTATGCGTACCAATAATTATATTAAATCCAATCATTTTAATTTTCTATGTGAATTTATTTCTTCGTTGGTAGCTCCTGAAAATCAGAAAAAATATTCTGAAGAAATTAAAAAACTTATTGAAACATCAAAACAAATGTCGGCAGAAGCCGTAATAGCAGCAAATAGCGGGATGGCTGAAAGAAATGACTGCACTCATATTCTGAAAGGGGCGGCTTTTCCTGTACTCTTCATTGCGGGGAAAAAGGATACCCGTGTTCCGTTTGAAAAAGTTCTGGAGCAAATAGCTATGCCTGAAAATTGCACTGCATTATTGCTTGGCGGGGTAGCCCATATGGGATATTTTGAGGCGAAGGAAGAAACATTTGATGCGATAAAAACATTTGTTGAAAGAAGCATTTAAAAGGTTACATTTGATCTAATTATTGTATTTATTGATAAACATTCATAAGCTATGAAAACAGCAGTAAGATTAATATTAATGGTTATGGTTGTTTTGTTTTTTGCACATTGTGCATCAAACGAAACTGCCAATTCTGATACGGTGAAACAATCTGAAATTTATCAGTCATATTCTGTTACCTATAACTCGGGAGAAAAGGAATTGACAGCGACAGCTTCATTCCGTTTCGGAGGTGCAAACGGAACCACTCTCTTGCTGGTGAAACCAAGTAAAGTAATATTTGAAAACGAAGAAATGCCAAATGAACAAAACATTTTTTCGGGGACATTTTATGAAATTAATAAGCAAACTACAGTACAACCGGAATATACTTACACTTTCACAGATTGTGAAGAAAAACCATATACTAACAATGCTTTGATGATACCTGTTGAAATAAGTAAATGCCCTGAAACAACAGATAAAAGCGAAGGGCTTACAATAGAATGGTCTTATCCCTTACAAAATGGTGAAAGTATCCACTTATTTATTGAGGACAAAAACAATGGCTCGGCAACAGTTTGTACGAATGTTTTTGGCGCCACAAGCATTTCCCTGAATCCTGAGGATTTGAAAAAACTTAAACCCGGAGAGGTGAGTGTGTATCTGGAGAGAGAAAACAGTACTTCACTCAAAAATGCAACGCACCTCGGAGGCAATATGTTCGTTAAATATATTTCTAAAAAAGCTGGGTTAAAACTTACCGGACCGGAATATATTCCCGAGGGGCAAAGTGATACTGCGGCGGAAAAATAATGCATCTGATTTTTTGTTATCTTATTGTAAAAATGTAACATTTTTCATAATGCATGGTCATAAGTTTGCTTTTTGATTCAGTAAATATTTTTTATACACTCCATAAATTATTAATGTATAAATTTGCTGAGCAAAAAATTGTAAATTAATTATAACCTAAAAAGACAACAATGAAGAAGTTATTTATTGCTTTAACGATTTGCATGAGTCTGCTTACCCGGACTATTGCAACAAATCCACCCGATGAAGGCATGTGGTTGCCTTTGCTTATTGAGCGCCTTAATTATGTTGATATGCAGAAAATGGGTCTGCATCTTACTGCCGAAGAATTATACAATGTAAATAATGCTTCGCTTAAGGATGCTATTGTAGGGCTTGGCAATGCCGACTATCCTACATCACATTTTTGTACTGCCGAAGTGGTTTCCGGACAGGGGCTTCTTCTTACCAATCACCACTGCGGATTTGATGCCATTCAGGACCAAAGCTCCATTGAGAATGATTACCTGACCAATGGTTTTTGGGCTTTTAAGAAAAATGAAGAATTGAAATGCGAAGGTGTTACAGCTTCTTTTCTGGTACGCATGGAAGATATTACTTCAAAAGTTATGGCTGAATTGCGTGACAACATGACTGAGGGTGAGCGGGAAGCAGCTATAAAAAAAGTTAGCGACAACCTCGAAAAAGAAGCTTCGGAAAAAGGCAAGTATGTTGTGGATATAAAAAGTTTCTTTGATAACAACGAGTTCTACATGTTTGTTTATATTATTTATAAAGATGTGCGCCTTGTCGGGGCCCCGCCATCAGCAATAGGGAAGTTTGGGGGAGATACGGACAACTGGATGTGGCCGCGGCACACCGGAGATTTTTCGCTGCTGAGAGTTTATTCTGCTCCCGATGGCACACCTGCCGAGTATTCTGAAAAAAACATTCCGCTGAAACCCAAACATTTTCTGCCTGTTTCTTTAAAAGGAGTTAAACAAAATGATTTTGCCATGATCTGGGGCTATCCGGGGACTACCAACCGTTACCTGACATCTTATGGAATCCAGCTGGCATTGGAACAATCAAATCCCATCACTGTGGATGTACGCACCAAAAAGCTCAGCCTGATGAAAGAAGATATGGATGGCGACCCCAAAGTGAAATTACAATATGCATCAAAATACGCACAATCGGCCAACTATTGGAAGTACTTTATAGGACAGACCAAAGGGCTGAAACGCCTGAAAGTATATGATAAAAAACAAATGATAGAAAAGGATTTTACCCAGTGGGTTGTTTCTGATAATGGCCGTAAGGTTAAATATGGAGAAGCTTTACAGTTGATAGCCGAAGGTTATGATGAATTGAAAAAATATAATATCAGTATGAAATATCTGGAAGAATCGGTATTTCAGGGACCAGAATTCATTTATTTCTCTTTCGGGGCATTCCAATTATACATGAGGCTTAAGACAAAAGAAGAAACAAAAGACAAAAAAGCAAAAGCGATGTACGATCCGGATATTAAAACACTTGCTGATGCTTTTAAGCCGGAAGTGGAAAAGTATTTTAAGAATTATAACCAACCAACCGATAAAAAACTTTTTGCTGCCTTACTGAAGATGTATTATGACAATGTCCCGAAAGATCAGTGGCCGGATGTGTTTACTAACGAAGCTGAGAAGAAATTCAAAGGAGATTTTAACAAATGGGCCGATGAAGTTTACAGCAAATCAATTTTTGTTGACAGAAACAGGCTTATGGCATTTCTTGACAATCCCACATACAAGGTGATTGTTAACGACCCCGGGTTTAAAATTACTTTATCCATGGTAACTACCATCCAAAAATTATATGGCGTTATGGGTGATATTGAAAAGAAAATTAATAAAGGAAGCCGCCTGTTTATAGCCGGATTGCGCGAGATGAATGCAGGGAAAGTATATTACCCTGATGCCAACTCAACTATGCGTATGACTTACGGAAAAATTCTTGATTATGATGCTGCTGATGCAGTACATTATAATTATATTACTACGCTTGAAGGGGTGATGGAAAAAGAAGACCCCTCGAATGATGAGTTTATTGTGCCTGCAAAACTGAAACAATTATATGAAGCAAAGGATTATGGCCGCTATGGTAAGAACGGCGAAATGCCCGTGTGTTTCATCGCTAACCTGGATATCACAGGCGGCAACTCGGGCAGTCCGGTTATAAACGGCGACGGGCAACTGGTTGGAATTGCTTTCGATGGCAACTGGGAAGCCATGAGCGGAGATATTTTCTATGAGCCGGAACTGCAACGAACTATTTGTGTGGATATCCGCTATGTGCTATTTGTCATGGACAAATATGCCGGGGCCAAGAACCTTGTGGATGAGATGACGATAGTGCAGTAAATTATTAATGGTCTTATAAAAAGCAGGTATTGTTTTAATTGATACCTGCTTTTTTATATGTAAAAATGCTAACTGTCAGTGTCGGGGTGACCGCGCAATAGCTTGTGCAAAGGCAGACACCCCGACACTAATAGCAAAAGTCGGGGCGCGACTTGAAGTCGTACTCCGACTATGTAATAAACGATTTTAAAATTTATTTTACCGATTCCACCACAGCTTTGAAAGCTTCGGGGTGGTTCATAGCCAAGTCGGCCAGGGTTTTGCGGTTTAGGGTGATGTTGTTTTTGTGGAGTTTCCCCATGAATTCCGAATAACTCATGTCGTACGCGCGAACTCCTGCATTGATGCGGCTTATCCACAGGCTGCGGAAGTCGCGTTTTTTGTTTCTCCTGTCGCGGTATGCATACACCATCCCTTTTTCGTAGGCGTTTTTAGCTACCGTCCAAACATTTTTCCTGCGGCCGAACTGCCCTTTAACACGGCTGAGGATTTTTTTTCTTT encodes:
- a CDS encoding ABC transporter permease, which produces MFRKKQYTASGSLSKLALRKLSGNLIAMVAMVFIVLLMVISILAYLITPDSTPFANQQFLELMTKKPGFKVQMLKVHKNEPVQQSWFIKKMLFGKKNRYTYIPINTYFFRNDSIIVEGYTGVPNEKGEITAYHLADVVYALPAEKQTIAVQNNKLHFTDIDGNLKTADISTLQTEIVDKLIVSKKFYLGTDRFGRDVLSQIIVGSRVSLSVGFISVFISLLIGIFLGSLAGYFRGWVDNVVMWIINVIWSIPTLLLVIAVTFVLGKGFWQIFVAVGLTMWVEVARVVRGQILSIREKEFVEAGVALGFSNTRIIFRHILPNVMAPVIVISAANFASAILIEAGLSFLGIGVQPPMPSWGGMIKEHFGYVILDSAYLAIIPGVAIMLTVLAFMITGNALRDALDVKMVNK
- a CDS encoding S46 family peptidase, whose translation is MKKLFIALTICMSLLTRTIATNPPDEGMWLPLLIERLNYVDMQKMGLHLTAEELYNVNNASLKDAIVGLGNADYPTSHFCTAEVVSGQGLLLTNHHCGFDAIQDQSSIENDYLTNGFWAFKKNEELKCEGVTASFLVRMEDITSKVMAELRDNMTEGEREAAIKKVSDNLEKEASEKGKYVVDIKSFFDNNEFYMFVYIIYKDVRLVGAPPSAIGKFGGDTDNWMWPRHTGDFSLLRVYSAPDGTPAEYSEKNIPLKPKHFLPVSLKGVKQNDFAMIWGYPGTTNRYLTSYGIQLALEQSNPITVDVRTKKLSLMKEDMDGDPKVKLQYASKYAQSANYWKYFIGQTKGLKRLKVYDKKQMIEKDFTQWVVSDNGRKVKYGEALQLIAEGYDELKKYNISMKYLEESVFQGPEFIYFSFGAFQLYMRLKTKEETKDKKAKAMYDPDIKTLADAFKPEVEKYFKNYNQPTDKKLFAALLKMYYDNVPKDQWPDVFTNEAEKKFKGDFNKWADEVYSKSIFVDRNRLMAFLDNPTYKVIVNDPGFKITLSMVTTIQKLYGVMGDIEKKINKGSRLFIAGLREMNAGKVYYPDANSTMRMTYGKILDYDAADAVHYNYITTLEGVMEKEDPSNDEFIVPAKLKQLYEAKDYGRYGKNGEMPVCFIANLDITGGNSGSPVINGDGQLVGIAFDGNWEAMSGDIFYEPELQRTICVDIRYVLFVMDKYAGAKNLVDEMTIVQ
- a CDS encoding alpha/beta hydrolase gives rise to the protein MEDYCFYKNFKIHYTVKGQGNTVVLLHGFTESLNIWDDFSERLSISNKIVCIDLPGHGKSECIAPVHTMELMADCVKKVLDTLQVNKCFMIGHSMGGYVSLAYAGSWGHMLKGLGLFHSHAFADSPETIKNRMRTNNYIKSNHFNFLCEFISSLVAPENQKKYSEEIKKLIETSKQMSAEAVIAANSGMAERNDCTHILKGAAFPVLFIAGKKDTRVPFEKVLEQIAMPENCTALLLGGVAHMGYFEAKEETFDAIKTFVERSI
- the rplT gene encoding 50S ribosomal protein L20 translates to MPRSVNAVASRQKRKKILSRVKGQFGRRKNVWTVAKNAYEKGMVYAYRDRRNKKRDFRSLWISRINAGVRAYDMSYSEFMGKLHKNNITLNRKTLADLAMNHPEAFKAVVESVK